TGACGCGCACTTCCTCGACGCTGACGTCGAAGTGCTCGCGGCAGGCGGCGATCACCTCGTCCACCAGCAGCTCGGGCGCTGAGGCGCCGGCGGTGACGCCGATGGTCCGCACGCCGTTCAGGCGGCTCCAGTCCATCTGCTCGGCGCGCTGCACCATGAAGGAATCGCAGCCCTGCTTCTTCGCCACCTCGACGAGCCGCATGGAGTTGGAGGAGTTGGGCGCACCCACGACCACCATCGTCTCCACCTTGTCCGCGAGCGCCTTCACGGCGTGCTGGCGGTTGGTGGTGGCGTAGCAGATGTCCTCCTGCTTGGGCGCCGAGATCGTGGGGAAGCGCTCGCGCAGGGCGTTGATGACGTCCATCGTGTCGTCCAGCGACAGCGTCGTCTGGGTGACGAACGCCAAGCGCTCCGGGTCCTCGACCTCCAGCTGCCAGACCTCTTCCGGGTCCTGAACGAGCTTGATCGCGCCCTCGGGCAGCTGGCCGATCGTGCCCTCCACCTCGGGGTGACCGTCGTGGCCGATGAGGATGACGGTGTTGCCGTTCTTGTGTTGGCGCTCCGCCTCGCGGTGGACCTTGGAGACGAGCGGGCAGGTGGCGTCGATGTAGAACATCTCGCGCCGGTCGGCCTCGGCGGGGACCACCTTGGGCACGCCGTGGGCGGAGAAGATGATGGGCTTGTCGGCCGGCGCCTCGTTGAGGTCCTCGACGAAGACGGCGCCCTTGGCCTCCAGCTGCTCCACCACGTAGCGGTTGTGCACGATCTCGTGGCGCACGTAGACGGGAGCGCCGTACTTCTGCAGCGCCAGGTCCACGATGTCGATCGCGCGCTCCACCCCGGCGCAGAAGCCGCGCGGGCCGGCGAGGTAGATTTTCAGCGGCGGCTTTTCGCTTGCCTGACCGGTGTCGCTGTCAGCGGCGGGCGTGGACGGTGTCTCGCTCATCGCGGGCCATCGCTTGCTGGCGTTCTTGAATGGGGCGGCTGTCCGCACGAGCGAGCGCGCCGGCGGGGCACGCTCTTGTTCCGCGGACACCGCGACGGTACACCACAGGCCGCGATCCACAAAAGGGCCGAGCCCGCGCCCGCCCGGCGCCTTGGCCCGGAAGGCACGGTGTCATGGCCCCGCGCACGCGTCCCGTTCTCACCGCCGCGCTCGTGCTTGCCACCCTCGGCGTCGCCGGGTGTGCCAGCGATGCCCCGAAGGTGGCGTGCCCCGCCACGCAAACGGTGCCCAACGCCGGCACGCTGGTCGCCTTCACGGACGGCGAGCAGGTGCCCAGCGCGCGGCGATTCGCCGCCCGCATCGCCGGCATGAACGTCGCCTGCCAGCGCGTCGAAAGCGAACGCGGGGCGGCGCTGTCGTCGAAGCTCACGATCCGATTGCGGACCGAGAAGGGGCCGGCCCTGCAGTCGCCGCGGGTCGGATATCGCTACTTCGTCGCGGTGTTGAACCGCGAGGGCGACGTGGTGGCGCGCCGCGCCTTCCCCGTGAAGCTCGATTTCTCCGGCAATGCCACCACGTTGCGCACGACCGAGACGGTGACGCAGCGCGTCCCCCTTCCCGGGGAGGGCGCGGCCGGCGGCTACACCATTTACGCCGGCTTCGAACTGAGCGAGGCGCAACTTCGGTACAACCGCAACAACCCCGGGTGAGGGCTGGTGCGCGCGGCGCCGGTGTGAGACTCTTGTGACAGCTTTGCGGTTAGGCTTGCGCCGGATGGGCTTTTCGTGGCGCGATACCGGTTACGCGTGCGGTGTCGCGGCCGTCCGGGACGGGCCCGGCCGCCGACAGGGAACACCATCGCCAGCAGATGGCCGGCCGCCAGCGGATGGCCGGCAACCCGGCGAAATCGGGTTCCGGTTGAAGGAGGCCGAGGCAATCTCCCATACCGAGGATCCAACTTCCCGGGCCAATCACGAAGCAACGAGCAAGAGGACGACCATGAACGGGACATCCGGGCTGAAGAAGACGGCGGCGGTGGCGCTGCCGGTGCTGATGATCGCGGGCTGCACCCAGCTGTCCGCCGACGACCGCCAGCTCCTCAAGGAGGTGCAGCAGACCGCCGAGGAGGCCAAGCAGCAGTCGCAGCAAGCGGCGCAGAGCGCCGATCAGGCCGCACAGGAGGCCAGCGCGGCCCGTGAGGCGGCCGAAGAGGCCCAGGCGAGCGCGCAGGAGTCCGAGCGCAAGGCGACCCAGGCGGCGGCCGACGCCGAGGCCGCGCGCGAGAAGGCGGATCGGATGTTCCAGAAGTCCGTCAACAAGTAAGCATCGCGCCGGCGGCGCCGTCGTGGCGCCGCCGGCCGTCGCGCCGATCCGTTGCCGCCGGCCGGCCGTGCCTGCCGGCTTTTCGGCGTTTGCGCGCCCTGCTGCGCGCGGTGTTTGGAGGGTGAAGGGTGTTCCCAGGCGCGTGTTGACAGCACCCGGGCATGGCCTACCCTTCCCATTGCGGCATACCAAAGAGACACCGCCCGCGATGGCCGTTGCGGGAGAGTCCGGCGGTTCATCCCGTCGGCGCCGAAGGAGCAACCGCGCCCCGGAACCTCTCAGGCACACGGACCGCGACGGCCGGGCACTCTGGAGAAGGGATCGCAGTGCGGTCCCGCCGACGGCGTAAACCGCTGGCCGTGGCCGGTGGTGAATCGCTCAGGTCAACCGACAGAGGGGGCGGCAGGGACGATGCGTGCCAAGGCGCGCAGGCGCCCCTGCTTCCGTCCACGGCGCAGAGGACCTGAGCTCCATGGCCGACCGCGACGAGTCGTCATCCCTTCTTCAAACCCCGCTCAGCCACGTACACAAGGAGCTGGGCGCGCGCATGGTGCCCTTCGCCGGCTATGAAATGCCGGTGCAGTACCCCAGCGGCATCGTCAGCGAACACAATCACACCCGCGTGTCCGCGGGCCTCTTCGACATCTCCCACATGGGTCACATCGTGCTGCGGCTGGCGACGAGCGCGCCGGACGTGGCGCTGGAGCGCATCGTGCCGGGGGACATTGCGCACCTGCGGCGCGGGCGCATGCGCTACACCCTGCTGATGAGCGAGCAGGGCGGCATCCACGACGACCTCATGGTGGCGCGGCCGTCCACGCCGGACCTCTTCCTCGTGGTCAACGCCGCCACGAAGGCGCACGACGCCGAGATCCTGCGCCGCCACCTGGGCGAGGAGGTATCCGTGGAGCCGCAGGAGAACGCCGGCTTCCTGGCGCTCCAGGGGCCCAAGGCCGCGGACGTCATGGCGCGGCTGTGCCCGGGGGCGGCGGCTATGGACTTCATGGACGTCGCCCACCTGGAGGTGAACGGAGCGTCCGCGATCGTCAGCCGCTCCGGCTACACGGGCGAGGACGGCTTCGAGATCGCGCTGGCCTCGGCGGACACGGAAGCGGTGTTCCGCGCCCTGCTGGCGCACGAGGAGGTCGAGCCCGTCGGTCTGGGCGCGCGCGACACCCTGCGCCTGGAGGCCGGGCTGTGCCTCTACGGCCACGACATCGACACCACCACCACGCCCGTCGAGGCCGGGCTGAGCTGGACCATCGGCCGCCGCCGCCGCGAGGCCGGGGATTTCCTGGGCGCGGACGTGGTGCTCGACCAACTCGCCAACGGGCCGCCGCGCAAGCGCGTGGGGCTGCTGCCCGAGGGCCGCGCGCCCGTGCGCGAGGGCGCGGCGTTGTACGCGGGGGACGGAGGCGTCCACGTCGGCAGCGTCACCAGCGGCGGCTTCGGGCCCACCGTCAACCGCCCGGTCGCCATGGGCTACGTGGACCGGGCTCACAGCGCCTGGGGCACGGGCGTGACCGCCGACGTCCGGGGCCGCTCGCGGCCCTGCACCGTCGCCCGGCCGCGCTTCGTGCAGAACGGCGAACCCGCCATCGTCACCAGCAAACAGAACAAGAGCTGAAAGGGGAGCGCGTTATGAGCGAGATCCGCTACACCAAGGACCACGAGTGGGTGCGCGTCGAGGACGGCACCGGCACCGTCGGCATCACCCAGCACGCGCAGGAGCAACTCGGCGACATCGTCTTCGTGGAGCTGCCGGAGGCCGGCCAGGAGCTCAAGCAGGGCGACGAGATCGGCACGCTGGAATCCGTGAAGGCCGCCAGCGAGGTCTACGCGCCCGCCAGCGGCACGGTGCAGGCGGTGAACGAGGACCTGGCCGACGATCCCGCCCAGCTCAACAGCGACCCCTTCGGGGCGGGCTGGCTCTACACCTTCGCCATCAGCGACCGCGGCGAGATCGACGGCCTGATGGACGAGGCCCAGTACAAGGAATTCTGCGCGGAGGGCTGACCCTCGGGCGCGCCGGATCGTTTCGCCGTTCGGGCATGAGTCGGGGCCGCGTGCCGCCGCGTCCCCGGCGCGCACCGGCCCTCCGGCCGGTCCGTTACCGCCATGTCCGGACGCCTTTTCGCGGCGGGGCGCCGGGGTCGGGCGCTCTGCCTTCCAGACCCCACAAGGAGGTCGACCATGCCGAAGAAGCGTCGCCCGCTTTCCGAGCTGGAGCAGACCGCTGACTTCATTTCCCGCCACATCGGGCCGGACGAAAGCCAGAAGCGGCAAATGCTGCGCGCACTCAATCTGCCGTCCATGGACGCGCTGATCCAGCGCGCCGTGCCGGATTCCGTGCGCTCGCGCGGCGGCCTGCCGCTGGCCTCCACCCACACCGAGAAGGACGCGCTGGACTACATCCGCAAGATCTCCTCGGAAAACGATCTCAAGAAGTCCCTGATCGGGCTCGGCTACCACAACACCGTCACGCCCGCCGTGCTGCGCCGGCGCGTGCTGGAGAACCCGGGCTGGTACACGGCCTACACGCCCTATCAGCCCGAGATCGCGCAGGGCCGGCTGGAAGGGCTGGTCAACTTCCAGCAAATGATCATGGACCTGACCGGCATGGAGCTGGCCAACGCCTCGCTGCTGGACGAGGGGACGGCCGCAGCCGAGGCCATGACGCTCATCCGCCGGCAGACGAAGAAGAAGCAAAGCCAGCGTTTTCTGGTCGCCGACGACGTGCACCCGCAGACCATCGCGGTGATGCGCACGCGCGCGCGGCCCCTCGGGATCACCGTGGAAGTCGACGAGCCGCGCAACTTCGGGGACAAGGACGCCTTCGGCGTGCTCGTGCAGTACCCCGGTACCTACGGCGACGTCGAGGACCACAGCGAGGTCGTGAAGAAGATTCACGACAACGGCGGCCTGGTCGCCGTGGCGAGCGACCCGCTGGCGCTGACGCTGCTGACGCCGCCGGGCGAGTGGGGCGCCGACGTCGTGGTGGGCAACTCCCAGCGCTTCGGCGTGCCGATGGGCTACGGCGGGCCGCACGCCGCCTTCTTCGCCACGCACGAAAAGTACAAGCGCTCGGTGCCCGGGCGCATCATCGGGGTGTCGGTGGACGTCAACGGCAACCCCGCGATGCGCATGGCGCTGCAGACACGCGAGCAGCACATCCGCCGCGAGAAGGCCACGAGCAACATCTGCACGGCGCAGACGCTGCTGGCGAACATGGCCGCCTTCTACGCCTGCTGGCACGGGCCCGAGGGGCTGACCACGATCGCCACGCGCGTGCACCGCCTGACCGGCATCCTGGCGACGGGGCTGGAGCAGCTCGGCTTCGAGCTGGCCAACCACACCTTCTTCGACACCCTGACGATCAATGCCGGCGACGAGGCGGAGGCCATCCTCTACCGGGCGCGCGATCGCGGCTTCAACCTGCGCCTGATCGACAGCGAGCGCATCGGGGTGGCGCTGGACGAAACCGTCGAACGCTACGAGATCGAGGAGTTGTGGCGCGCCTTCGCCGGGCGCAACGAAATCGGCATGCGCGCGGCGGAGATGGATGCCGTGGCGTCGGACGGCATCCCCAACCGCCTCAAGCGCACCTCGGCGTTCCTCACCCACGAGGTGTTCAACTCCTATCACACCGAGACGGAGATGCTGCGCTACCTGCACCGGCTGGCGCGGCGCGACATCGCGCTCGACCGCTCGATGATCCCGCTCGGCTCGTGCACGATGAAGCTCAACGCCGCCAGCGAGATGGAGCCGATCTCCTGGCCGCGCTTCGCCAGCCTCCATCCCTTCGTTCCGCGCGAGCAGGCGCGCGGCTACATGCGCATGATCCGCGAGCTGGAGACGATGCTGGCGCGCCTGACCGGGTTCCACAGCGTCACGATGCAGCCGAACTCGGGCGCGCAGGGGGAGTACACCGGGCTGCTGATGATCCGCGCCTACCACGAAAGCCGCGGCGAGGCGCACCGCGACGTCGTGCTCATCCCCACCTCCGCGCACGGCACCAACCCCGCCAGCGCCAAGATGGCCGGGTGCGAGGTTCAGCTGGTGGACTGCGCGGAAAACGGCGACGTGGACCTGGACGACCTGAAAGCGAAGGCGGAGAAGCACAGCTCGCGCCTCGCCGGGCTGATGATCACCTATCCCTCCACGCACGGGGTGTTCGAGCAGGCCATCAGCGAGATCTGCGAGCTGATCCACAGCCACGGCGGGCAGGTCTACATGGACGGCGCGAACCTGAACGCGCTGCTCGGCGTGGCCTACCCGGCCGAGTTCGGCGCCGACGTGTGCCACTTCAATCTGCACAAGACCTTCTGCATTCCGCACGGCGGCGGCGGACCGGGTGTCGGCCCCGTGGGCGCGGCCAAGCACCTGGCGCCCTACATGCCCGGCCATCCCTTCGAGCCGTCGGTGGGCGGCGAGGACGCCATCGGCCCCGTGACCGCGACGCCCTGGGGCTCGGCGGGCATCCTGCCGATCTCGTGGATGTACATCACGCTGATGGGCGCCGAGGGGCTGCAGCAGGCCACGGAGACGGCCATCCTCAACGCCAACTACCTGGCCAAGCGGCTGAGCGAGGGCTATCCCATCCTCTACACCGGGGACACGGGCTTCGTCGCTCACGAGTGCATCGTGGACACGCGCGTGCTTCAGGACGAAGCCGGGATCACGGCGGACGACGTCGCCAAGCGGCTGATCGACTACGGCTTCCACGCGCCCACGATGTCCTGGCCCGTGCCCGGCACCTTCATGATCGAGCCCACGGAATCGGAGAACAAGGCGGAGATCGACCGCTTCTGCGACGCCATGCTCCGGATCCGCGAGGAGGCGCGGAAGGTCGCCAGCGGCGAGTGGCCGAGGGACGACAACCCGCTGGTCAACGCGCCGCACACGGAAGCCGGCGTGACGGCGGACACCTGGCCGCATCCCTACAGCCGCCGGGTGGCGGCCTATCCCGACCCCTCGCTCAAGGCGGACAACTACTTCCCGCCCGTGGCCCGCGTGGACAACGCGTACGGCGACAAGCACCTCGTGTGCAGCTGTCCGCCCGTCGAGGCGTACCGCGACGCGGCGGAGTAGGGCGGTCCGTCACCCGTCCTGGCGTCGATGCGTGCCGGCGGCCGATACGGTCGCCGGCACCTTTTTATTCGGGTGGAGCGTTGGCGGTCTCAGCCCGCGTCCGGGCCGAGCGAGGCGGTGTCGCCACTCGCAAAGCTCATCAGGCTGTGCACGGGCACATTCATCTTGTCGCGGCCCTGCAGGAAGGACAGCTCGATGAGGCAGGCGGCCGAGGGCACCTCGGCGCCCTGTTCGTGCAGCAGGTCGGTGGCGGCGCGCATCGTGCCGCCGGTGGCGAGCAGGTCGTCGAGCACGACGACGCGCTGGCCCGGCGTCACCGCGTCCTCCTGCATCTCGATGGCGTCCTCGCCGTACTCCAGCGCGTAGCTGTGCCGCACCGTGGGGCCGGGGAGCTTGCCCGGCTTGCGCAGCATGACGAAGCCCAGGTTCAGCCGGAGCGCCAGCGGCGCGGCCACGAGGAAGCCGCGGCTCTCGATCCCGGCCAGCACGTCGGGCTTGTGCGGCGCGACGCCGGCTTCCAGCTGGCGCACCGTCTCCTGCCACGCATCGGGGTGCGCCAGGAGTGTAGAGATGTCGTAGAAGAGGATTCCGGGCTTGGGGAAGTCCGGAACCCGGCGGATGTGGTCTTTCAGGTCCATGCCGCGCCCCCGCCTATCGGTTCGTCGCCGCGCGACTGTAGGGACACCGGGCGCGCGGTACAACGTGGCCGCGCGGCCGCCCGGGCGACACGAAGCCGTGCACGTCCTGGTCTTGCGAGCCGGACCGTCGGCTGTTTGTCTGGAATGGACAGTCAAACGCATTCGCCTGCGTTTTTTGCACCGCAAAAGCGTGTTGACACCCGAGATTGTTGCTGCCAAGTGTTAACACATTGCCGTGAACGCCCTTAACCCGAGTGGCATACCGACCGCGCGGTGCTCGTTAAGGCACGTTCAGGCACTCCTTCCTGAGAGACTTGGGCGGCCGGATTCCGGCCGCCTTTTTTCGCGTGCGGCAAAGCGCGCACGCGCGATCGTCCGGCCAGTCAGCCGCCCCGCCGCTTTGGGACAGGGTGTCGCACGGGATCGTTTAAACTTGAGTCTGAGTTCGCGTGGTGTTTGATTGGAATGCGCATTCCGCGCCGCGTGGCACGCCCCGCGTGGAATGCGTGGGTCCCGGGCGCGGCCCCGGGGTCCAGCCGCGTGACCCGCGCGGTCACGCAGCCGTGAACGCGCCCATGGAAGCCGGCCGGGAATCGAGCCGATCAGCCCGGCGCTTGCTTGCGGCACGTTCAGGCACTCCTTCCTGAGAGACTTGGGGCGGCCGGAGCCCGGCCGCCCCCTTTTTCCAAAGCCAGAACGGTGCGGCCCCGCAACATGGGATTGCGTCGCGGCCGGCGGGCTGGCAGCGCTCGCAAGATGGTTGTCCCATCGTCGCACCGCCCGAACCCATGATCGCGGATTCCCGCACGCTCGCCGATCACATGGAATTGGGCTTCGGCCGGCGCGAGTGGGCGGCGCCCGTCTGGACGGTGCTGCGCCGGCACGGGGAGGCCCTCCACGCCGGCTGGGTGGCGCCGGGACCGGTGCGGACGCAACTCGCCACCGTACTGGCGCTTCCGGCGGCGCGCGAGGCGACGACGCTGGAACTGGCGGCGCCGCGGGCGTGGGAAGCGTTCGACCCCGGTGCCGGCGACGCGTTTCCGCACCGCGATCGCGGCCTGTTCACCTACGGGTTCCGCGTCGGCGAGCAGCAGGTCCTCGTGCCGCCGACGCAAACGATCGCGACCAACCGGCCGCCGGCGAAGGTGCTGGACTCCCTGCTGGAGTCCCAGGAGCTCGCGCCGAAAACCGACCGCCACCGCGCCGGGGGCGCCAAGGCCGACGCCGATCAGGCCCTGCTGCGCCTGGACGGTGCAACCGATCCACCGGTGCAGCCGCTGTTCCGGGGCAACCGGGTGGTCGGGCTGGACAGCGTCACCGGCGACGAAGCGGCGGCGATGCTCGACCGCATGCTGGCGTGGGTGCACGCGAACGTGGCCGGGGATGGTGCACTGCCCTACACCTACTGGCCCAGCCGCGGCGAATGGTCCTCGGGCGACAACGTCATCCGCCAGCTTCTCGCAACGCTGGGGTTGATCCGCGCCGGCCGGGTGCCGGGCCGCGCGGCGACCGCCGAGCTGGCGCGGGCGAACCTGGCCCGGAACCTGCGCGCCTACCTCGTGGATTGCGGCGACCACGCCGCCATGGAATGCACCGGCAAGGGCAAGCTGGGCGCAACGGCGCTCGCCGCCCTGGCGATCCTGGAGCAGGAGGGAACGCACGGCCCGCACGCGGACGCCTTCGCCAAGCTGCGCGCCGGCGTGGACCGGCAGTGGCGCGAGGACGGCGGCTTCCAGACCTTCCTGTGGCCGGCCGAGCGCAACGACTGCCAGAACTTCTATCCGGGCGAGGCGCTGCTGTTCTACGCCGCGCTCCACCGGCACACGGGCGAGCCTGCCGTGCTGGAGCGCGCCCTGCGAAGCTTCCGCTGCTACCGCGCCTGGCACCGCCGGCATCCCAACCCGGCCTTCGTGCCCTGGCACGCGCAGGCGTGCGCGGCGCTCTACCACGCCACGGGCGACGACGAACTGCGGGCCTTCGTCGTCGAGATGACGGACTGGCTGGTGACGCTGCAGCAGTGGGGCGCGCCGCTGGCGCCCGACCTCTGGGGCCGCTTCCACGTGCCCGGCCGGCCCGACTACGGCCCGCCGCACGCCGCTTCCACCGGCGTCTACCTGGAAGGGCTGGCGACGGCGTACGCGCTCGCGCGGGACACCGGGGACACGGCGCGGGCGCAAACCTATCGCCTGGCCATCCGCCGGGGGCTGCGCAGCCTGCGCCAGCTGCAATTCGTGTCCGAGGTGGACACCTTCTACATCAGCAAGCCCGCCCGCGTGCTGGGCGCGCTGCGCACCGAGGCGTACGACAACACCGTGCGCCTGGACAACCTGGGCCACGCCCTGCTGGCGCTCACCAACCTGCCGAGCTGGGACACGGCCGAGCCGTGACCGCGGCCGGCGCGCAGGCGGTTGTCACCCGACCTCGTCGTCCAGTTCGCCGCCGGGCTCGCCGTGCGGCGGCAGGCCGCGTTCCTTGCGCGGGGTGCGGCCGAAGAAGTCGCGGTAGCACTTGGAGAAGTGCGAGGCGGAGACGAAGCCGCAGGCCAGCGCCACGTCGATCACCGACATGTTCGTCTGCACCAGCAGCAGGCGCGCCTTGTTGAGCCGCAGTTCCAGGTAGTAGCGCGCCGGCGAGCGGTGCAGGTACTTGCGGAACAGCCGCTCCAGCTGGCGCGTCGACAGCCCCGCCTTGCTCGCCAGCTCCGCGCGCGACAGCGGCTCCTCCAGGTGCTGCTCCATCAGCTCGATCACGGACAGCAGCTTGGGATGGCGCACGCCCAGGCGCGCGGGCAGGGAGATGCGCTGGTGGTCGTGGCGGTCGCGGATGCGCTCGTGCATGAACTGGTCGGCCACGCGCGCCGCCAGCTCGTGACCGTGCTGCATGGCGATGACGTTGAGCATCATGTCGATGCCCGCCGAGCCGCCGGCGCAGGTGAAGCGCTGGCGGTCGATCTCGAACAGCTCGGTGGTGACCTCGATGTCCGGGAACTCCTCGGCGAAGCCGGCCAGCTGCTCCCAGTGGATCGTGCAATGATAGCCGTCCAGCAGCCCGGCGCGGGCGAGCAGGTAGCTGCCGGTGCAGATCGCCCCGACGTCCGCGCCCGAGCGGTCCATGCGGCGCAGCCAGGAGATGAAGCTCCGGTCCACCGCGCGGTGCACGCCCTGGCCGCCGCAGATGGCGATCGTGGACAGCTGGCTCGCCTGCTCCAGGTCGCCGTCGGGCGTCAGGGCGATGTTGTTGGAGGCGGCCACGGGGTTGCCGTCCGGCGAGAACAGTGGCCAGCGGTACAGCGGCCGGTTCGCCAGGCGGTTGGCCAGGCGCATCGTCTCCACCGTGGAGGTGAAGGCGATCATGGAGAATCCGGGAACGAGAACGAACCCGATGGTCTGGGGCAGATCGCGCGGAACCGTGCCAAGCATGCCCTGTGCGGCCCTTCGTCGCTCCGTGATCCTTGGGGGAGTTGGTCGGCGCGGCGGAGTTTGGCACACTTCCGGGTGTGTCGCGATCTGAAATTTACGTGACGGAGATTCGCTAGCCGCCGGGGCCGCCATGGCGTGTTGTCGCGGTCTCTCCGGCGGGGCGCCTGGCTCCCCGAACCGCGCCCGCACGCGCGGTCGGGCGGGGTGGGCGGAAACCACCGGATCGGGGCGTGACAGCGTGGGCGAATCATCCCAAATCGGTCGGGTCGAGCGCCCACGTCCATCCATCCCCAGGGAAACGGTCCCAGGGCAACCGAGAGCGCCGAGGCGTCATGAAAGCTCGCTACTCGATCTGGTCCCTTCTGCGCAACGCCCTGAGCTACCACGAGAACTGGCCGGCGGCCTGGCGCAGCCCGGAACCCAAGCAGGAATACGACGCCGTCATCGTGGGCGGCGGCGGCCACGGGCTGGCGACGGCCTACTACATGGCCAAAGAGCACGGCATGACCAACATCGCCGTGCTGGAGCGCGGCTGGCTGGGCGGCGGCAACACGGGCCGCAACACCACGATCGTGCGCTCCAACTACATGTGGGACGAGAGCGCCGCGCTCTACGAGCACTCCCTCAAGCTGTGGGAGACGATGTCGAAGGAGCTGAACTTCAACGTGATGTTCAGCCAGCGCGGCGTGCTCAACCTCGCGCACACGCAGAACGAGGTGCGCGTCACCAAGCGCCGCATCAACTCCAACCGGCTCAACAACATCGACAGCGTGTGGCTGGAGCCGGAAGAGGTGAAGAAGTGGGTGCCGGCCATCGACCTGCTGGGCAACGGCCGCTACCCGGTGCTCGGCGGCTCGCTGCAGTTCCGCGGCGGCGTCGCCCGCCACGACGCGGTGGCCTGGGGCTACGCCCGCGCGGCCGACGCGCTGGGCGTGGACATCATCCAGCAGTGCGCCGTCGAGGGCTTCGACATCGAGGACGGCCAGGTCACGGGCGTGCGCACCACGAAGGGCACGATCAAGACCAAGCGCGTCGGGCTGGTCGTCGCCGGCCACGCGGGCGTGCTGGCGGACATGGCCGGCTTCAAGCTGCCCATCAACTCGCGCCCGCTGTCCGCGCTGGTCAGCGAGCCCATGAAGCCGTGCTTCCACACCACGGTCATGGCCGGGCAGGTGCACGCCTACTGCAGCCAGTCCGACAAGGGCGAGCTGGTCATCGGCGCCGGCGCCGACCCCTACAACAGCTATTCGCAGTGGGGCAGCAACCCGGTCACCGAGGACACCGTGGCCGCGATCTGCGAACTGTATCCCATCTTCCGGCGCGTGCGCATGCTGCGCCAGTGGGGCGGCGTGGTCGACATCGCGCCGGACGCCAGCCCGATCATGGGGACCTCGCCCGTGCGCGGGATCTACCTGAACGTCGGCTGGGGCACCGGCGGCTTCAAGTGCACGCCGGGCTCGGGCAACGTCTTCGCCGACACCATGGCCAACGACCGCCCCTCGCCGATCGCCGCGCCCTTCCGGTTGGACCGCTTCCAGACCGGCGGCGTCATCGACGAGCACGCGGCGGCGGGCGTGGCCCACTGACGCGTCACCGCGCCATCCACCGCATCCAGGTGCCAATCCACCCGGTTGACCACCGGCGACCAGACGAGAGGCAGGCATGCTGCTCATCCCGTGCCCGTACTGCGGCGAGCGCTCGGAAAACGAGTTCGGCTACGGCGGCGAGGCGCACAAGGTGCGCCCGGAAAACCCGGAGCAGCTCTCCGACGCCGATTGGAACGACTACGTCTTCCTGCAGAAGAACACCAAGGGCACCTACTACGAACGCTGGGTGCACAGTCACGGCTGCCGCCGCTGGTTCAACGTCGCGCGCGACACCCTGACGAACGAGGTGCTGGCGGTGTATCCCATGGGCGAGCAGCCGCCCGAGGTGGAGCAGCGCAAATACATCTAGGGTAAATTCGGTCAAGGCGGTCTCGCCTTGGGCGTAAAATTTACCCATCGATCAAGGGGGTAGGGGGCTTTCGGCTAGGGTTGCGAACGAGCCGGCGTCGAA
The Limimonas halophila genome window above contains:
- a CDS encoding GlxA family transcriptional regulator, translating into MLGTVPRDLPQTIGFVLVPGFSMIAFTSTVETMRLANRLANRPLYRWPLFSPDGNPVAASNNIALTPDGDLEQASQLSTIAICGGQGVHRAVDRSFISWLRRMDRSGADVGAICTGSYLLARAGLLDGYHCTIHWEQLAGFAEEFPDIEVTTELFEIDRQRFTCAGGSAGIDMMLNVIAMQHGHELAARVADQFMHERIRDRHDHQRISLPARLGVRHPKLLSVIELMEQHLEEPLSRAELASKAGLSTRQLERLFRKYLHRSPARYYLELRLNKARLLLVQTNMSVIDVALACGFVSASHFSKCYRDFFGRTPRKERGLPPHGEPGGELDDEVG
- a CDS encoding sarcosine oxidase subunit beta family protein; the encoded protein is MKARYSIWSLLRNALSYHENWPAAWRSPEPKQEYDAVIVGGGGHGLATAYYMAKEHGMTNIAVLERGWLGGGNTGRNTTIVRSNYMWDESAALYEHSLKLWETMSKELNFNVMFSQRGVLNLAHTQNEVRVTKRRINSNRLNNIDSVWLEPEEVKKWVPAIDLLGNGRYPVLGGSLQFRGGVARHDAVAWGYARAADALGVDIIQQCAVEGFDIEDGQVTGVRTTKGTIKTKRVGLVVAGHAGVLADMAGFKLPINSRPLSALVSEPMKPCFHTTVMAGQVHAYCSQSDKGELVIGAGADPYNSYSQWGSNPVTEDTVAAICELYPIFRRVRMLRQWGGVVDIAPDASPIMGTSPVRGIYLNVGWGTGGFKCTPGSGNVFADTMANDRPSPIAAPFRLDRFQTGGVIDEHAAAGVAH
- a CDS encoding sarcosine oxidase subunit delta; the protein is MLLIPCPYCGERSENEFGYGGEAHKVRPENPEQLSDADWNDYVFLQKNTKGTYYERWVHSHGCRRWFNVARDTLTNEVLAVYPMGEQPPEVEQRKYI